A single Amia ocellicauda isolate fAmiCal2 chromosome 9, fAmiCal2.hap1, whole genome shotgun sequence DNA region contains:
- the pip5kl1 gene encoding phosphatidylinositol 4-phosphate 5-kinase-like protein 1, protein MSQSEMDAPEPAAAHRSRTVKRRLLWNLRQQWKLLGLFEIDKGHEFYDLTCMMKEGLSASVQNTIDNPALDELSEEDFKEEVTQVHEGYKMQTFAGPVFARLRRSLGMSEKDYQHSLSCEGFYLQFISNSKSKADFFLTNDKRFFLKTQNKREVKFLLSNLKIYIQHLESYPHSLLVKFLGVHRIKIPRQREKYFIVMQSVFYPDERIHDRYDIKGCQVSRWTDPAPEGSQIIVVLKDMNFEGKSISLDQQRSWLLRQMDIDTAFLRRLNVLDYSLLVAHQPLHHDEKGQRHSLASVIMRTKKSVITGSSPIHSSSPPVPGVVEEDSAVLVSEMEDGLDRCRVREVLPGHGSSPLRMLDGPSGPSAELREFQAQNRRLLPNFKNPLHVIDGPELRYFVGIIDIFTVYGFKKKLEHLWKCLRYPGQAFSTVSPSAYSSRLCQWVEAHTN, encoded by the exons ATGAGTCAGAGCGAG ATGGACGCCCCGGAGCCGGCGGCGGCGCACCGCTCTCGGACGGTGAAGAGGAGGCTGCTGTGGAACCTGCGGCAGCAATGGAAGCTGCTGGGCCTGTTTGAGATTGACAAGGGCCATGAGTTCTACGACTTGACCTGCATGATGAAGGAGGGCCTGTCTGCCTCCGTGCAGAACACGATCGACAACCCGGCCCTG GATGAGCTTAGTGAAGAAGATTTTAAAGAGGAAGTCACTCAGGTACACGAG GGCTACAAGATGCAGACGTTTGCGGGACCCGTCTTTGCCCGACTACGCCGCTCCCTGGGGATGTCCGAGAAGGATTATCAGCATTCCCTGTCCTGTGAGGGCTTCTACCTGCAGTTCATCAGCAACTCCAAGAGCAAAGCCGACTTCTTCCTCAC GAACGACAAGAGGTTTTTCCTGAAAACGCAGAACAAACGAGAAGTGAAATTCCTCCTGTCCAACCTGAAGATCTACATTCAGCATCTGGAGAGCTACCCCCATTCCCTGCTGGTCAAGTTCCTGG GTGTCCACAGAATCAAAATCCCACGTCAAAGAGAG AAATACTTCATTGTGATGCAGAGTGTCTTTTACCCTGATGAGAGGATACATGATCG ATATGATATAAAGGGCTGCCAGGTGAGCCGATGGACCGACCCAGCTCCTGAAGGCAGCCAGATCATTGTGGTCCTGAAGGACATGAACTTCGAGGGAAAATCCATATCTCTGG ACCAGCAGCGCTCCTGGCTCCTGCGGCAGATGGACATCGACACAGCCTTCCTGCGGCGCCTCAATGTGCTGGACTACAGCCTGCTGGTGGCCCACCAGCCCCTGCACCATGACGAGAAGGGCCAGAGACACTCCTTAGCCAGCGTCATCATGCGCACCAAGAA GTCAGTGATCACCGGGAGCAGCCCCATTCACTCCAGCTCCCCTCCGGTTCCGGGCGTGGTGGAGGAAGACTCCGCGGTGCTCGTGTCGGAGATGGAGGACGGCCTGGACCGCTGCCGGGTGCGAGAGGTGCTTCCCGGCCACGGAAGCAGCCCCCTGCGGATGCTGGATGGCCCCTCCGGTCCCAGCGCGGAGCTGCGGGAGTTCCAGGCGCAGAACCGCCGGCTGCTGCCCAACTTCAAGAACCCCCTGCATGTCATCGATGGGCCCGAGCTTCGGTACTTTGTGGGCATCATTGACATTTTCACCGTCTACGGCTTCAAGAAGAAGCTGGAGCACCTGTGGAAGTGCCTGCGCTACCCCGGCCAGGCTTTCTCCACTGTGAGCCCCAGCGCCTACTCCAGCCGGCTGTGCCAATGGGTCGAGGCTCACACCAATTAG
- the dpm2 gene encoding dolichol phosphate-mannose biosynthesis regulatory protein yields the protein MASGVDQVAGMGLVGFSLMLFTYYTIWVIILPFVDSDHVIHRYFLPREYSVILPGVAALVLVLFVGTFIGVVTWKNRKPKKLD from the exons GCGTCAGGAGTGGATCAAGTCGCTGGGATGGGCCTGGTTGGCTTCAGTCTGATGCTATTCACCTATTACACAATCTGGGTTATAATTTTG CCCTTTGTGGACAGTGACCATGTGATCCACAGGTATTTCCTGCCCCGGGAATATTCTGTAATATTGCCGGGTGTTGCTGCCTTGGTTTTAGTGCTGTTTGTAG ggACCTTTATTGGTGTTGTTACATGGAAGAACAGAAAACCCAAGAAACTGGATTAG